Proteins from a genomic interval of Treponema brennaborense DSM 12168:
- a CDS encoding SAM-dependent methyltransferase — protein sequence MKYEVKSVGIVECAPSFRIRLESEYAAGLTGLDGFSHVSVVWYADKIPAWQPNALVFPSPYKGAPEKMGVFATRTPFRPNGICVSTARLVSFDCKSGILELEWIDAEAGTPVLDIKPYHPSEDRVLSARVPDWAAAWPASYEASADFPWEDVFLF from the coding sequence ATGAAGTATGAAGTGAAATCCGTCGGAATTGTGGAATGTGCACCGTCGTTCCGCATCCGCCTTGAATCGGAATACGCGGCGGGACTTACCGGACTGGACGGGTTTTCTCACGTATCGGTCGTGTGGTATGCGGATAAAATTCCCGCATGGCAGCCCAATGCGCTGGTTTTTCCGTCGCCGTATAAAGGTGCGCCGGAAAAAATGGGGGTGTTTGCGACACGTACTCCGTTCCGCCCGAACGGTATTTGCGTAAGTACCGCCCGTTTGGTTTCATTCGACTGCAAAAGTGGAATTCTGGAACTTGAATGGATCGACGCGGAAGCCGGAACGCCGGTGCTCGACATAAAACCGTATCATCCGTCTGAAGACAGAGTTCTGTCCGCGCGCGTTCCCGACTGGGCGGCAGCATGGCCCGCATCGTATGAAGCGAGCGCGGATTTTCCGTGGGAAGACGTATTCCTGTTCTAA
- a CDS encoding effector binding domain-containing protein, whose amino-acid sequence MNGYECVRKSILIFELQLAQRIESARSNAALLDGAPVITGAAQLAELSGYSPWHFGRLFAAVTGCTPKSYVAGRILSRCAAAIVQSAGTGADGTGTTEPAAEKNEGKHSHAPYGTLVRLALAAGFADYETFSRSFKRRFKISPRTLQKQGTLDGVAAYLCLPFDADGFAENAGGALHDTDALDAAVRANGLRADIVSRPPLHITGLSFFLDEKQSSFADLWRAFDSKRHRIGACREPERFCQYTAWVEPEAPCRSADDSMLVVCALETDAAHVQEPVFVNRTIPGGTFLHVIHSGSMETIGDTYAAIYRNIVAARSSPLASCWEYQLYNADGTTGIFIPLD is encoded by the coding sequence ATGAACGGTTATGAATGCGTACGGAAATCCATTCTGATTTTCGAGTTGCAGCTGGCACAACGAATAGAATCGGCACGATCGAACGCCGCGCTCCTTGACGGAGCGCCGGTTATTACCGGTGCGGCACAGCTGGCGGAACTGAGCGGCTACTCGCCGTGGCATTTCGGCAGACTGTTCGCGGCGGTAACGGGCTGTACGCCGAAATCATACGTTGCCGGCCGCATTTTGAGCAGATGTGCCGCCGCCATAGTACAAAGCGCCGGTACCGGAGCCGACGGCACGGGAACAACCGAACCGGCAGCTGAAAAAAACGAGGGGAAACACTCGCACGCACCGTACGGAACGCTCGTCCGTCTTGCGCTTGCCGCCGGTTTCGCCGACTACGAAACGTTTTCCCGCAGCTTTAAACGCCGGTTCAAAATATCGCCGCGCACGCTGCAAAAACAGGGAACGCTCGACGGCGTTGCCGCCTATTTGTGTCTTCCGTTCGATGCAGACGGATTTGCCGAAAACGCCGGCGGCGCTCTACACGATACGGATGCGTTGGACGCTGCCGTTCGAGCGAACGGACTGCGCGCCGACATCGTGTCCAGACCGCCGCTCCATATCACCGGCCTTTCGTTTTTTCTTGATGAAAAACAATCGTCGTTTGCCGACCTTTGGCGCGCATTCGACTCGAAACGACATCGCATCGGAGCTTGCCGCGAACCGGAACGATTCTGCCAGTACACTGCTTGGGTGGAACCGGAAGCACCGTGCCGTTCGGCAGACGATTCGATGCTCGTCGTCTGTGCGCTCGAAACGGACGCCGCGCACGTTCAGGAACCCGTGTTCGTAAACCGCACGATTCCCGGCGGAACTTTTCTGCACGTCATACATTCCGGCAGTATGGAAACGATCGGAGACACGTACGCCGCCATATATCGGAACATAGTGGCGGCGCGAAGCAGTCCGCTCGCTTCGTGCTGGGAATATCAGTTGTACAATGCAGACGGCACTACCGGAATTTTCATTCCGCTGGATTGA
- the ffh gene encoding signal recognition particle protein: protein MLEKITNTFSDVVRKVSGKSSITEKNIEETVEQIKIALLEADVNLRVVRRFVNSTIEEAKGEKVLRSVDPGQQFVKIIYDKIVSLLGDAKQDLKLKGPDTQSVILLLGLQGAGKTTAASKLAARLAKEGRKPLLAACDLVRPAAIQQLCVLGEKIGIPVYKEDSKDAVRVAKNALAYAKKNGFDTLIVDTAGRLQIDESMMDEIAAVKKAVSPDEVLLVADAMTGQNAVDIAKSFDERLSLTGVILTKFDSDARGGAALSLKSVTGKPILFIGTGEKTSDFEPFHPERIASRILGMGDVVSLVEKAQETIDAEEAEKLQKKMMSETFTLQDMLDQLQRVKKMGSMQSLLEMMPGLAGQLGDQDIDTSAMKSQEAIILSMTKKERANHLIIGPGRRKRIAKGSGTSVAEVNRLIKQFEKTRLTMKKLTKNKGMQAKFMQQFGGM, encoded by the coding sequence ATGCTTGAGAAAATCACGAACACGTTTTCGGACGTTGTCCGCAAAGTAAGCGGCAAATCGTCTATCACAGAAAAAAATATCGAAGAAACGGTCGAGCAGATCAAAATTGCGCTGCTTGAAGCGGACGTTAACCTGCGCGTCGTCCGCCGTTTCGTCAACAGTACGATCGAAGAAGCCAAAGGTGAAAAGGTTCTGCGTTCGGTTGATCCGGGACAGCAGTTCGTTAAAATCATTTACGATAAAATCGTTTCGCTGCTCGGCGACGCGAAGCAGGATCTTAAACTGAAAGGTCCCGACACCCAGTCGGTTATCCTGCTGCTCGGTTTGCAGGGTGCCGGTAAAACGACGGCCGCTTCAAAGCTTGCCGCGCGTCTTGCCAAAGAAGGCCGCAAACCGCTGCTCGCTGCGTGCGACCTCGTGCGGCCGGCGGCAATTCAGCAGTTGTGCGTTCTGGGCGAAAAAATCGGCATTCCCGTTTATAAGGAAGACTCCAAAGACGCGGTGCGCGTTGCAAAAAACGCGCTCGCATATGCAAAGAAAAACGGATTCGATACGCTCATCGTAGATACGGCCGGCCGTCTTCAGATCGATGAGTCGATGATGGATGAAATCGCCGCCGTTAAAAAAGCCGTCTCGCCCGACGAAGTGCTGCTCGTTGCCGACGCTATGACCGGACAGAATGCGGTCGATATAGCCAAGTCGTTCGACGAACGGCTGTCGCTGACCGGCGTTATCCTGACCAAGTTCGATTCCGACGCCAGAGGCGGCGCCGCGCTTTCGCTCAAATCGGTAACCGGCAAGCCGATTCTGTTTATCGGTACCGGTGAAAAAACGTCCGATTTTGAACCGTTCCATCCGGAGCGAATCGCGAGCCGTATCCTTGGTATGGGCGACGTCGTTTCTCTCGTTGAAAAGGCGCAGGAAACGATCGACGCCGAAGAAGCCGAAAAGCTCCAAAAAAAGATGATGAGCGAGACTTTTACGCTGCAGGATATGCTCGATCAGCTTCAGCGCGTAAAAAAAATGGGTTCAATGCAGTCCCTGCTCGAAATGATGCCCGGACTTGCCGGTCAATTGGGCGATCAGGATATCGACACGAGCGCCATGAAGTCTCAGGAAGCGATTATTCTGTCGATGACGAAAAAGGAACGCGCGAACCATCTGATCATCGGACCCGGCCGCCGCAAGCGGATTGCAAAAGGCTCCGGTACGTCCGTTGCCGAAGTGAACCGGCTCATCAAACAGTTTGAAAAAACGCGGCTCACGATGAAAAAACTGACCAAAAACAAGGGTATGCAGGCGAAATTCATGCAGCAGTTCGGCGGCATGTAA
- a CDS encoding efflux RND transporter permease subunit: MNRLLKHPWIVIAVCLAITVGLGIQLVDIELNNSLRQFFPQKHDSYHRLTDAEQKFGSMSAIGIALETDRDSIVTPEYIDIIKRITTRVEALDNVESVDSLSDIDYVYGADGSLIAGALVADDFGGSTEEVEAVRQKLTDWDDMYNRVVISDDGRAAQLQAVIKADCTPAETETLLSAVKTIVTEEVTDPSLSVRIYGDAVLNDNARTFMLSDLTRLIPLVVLVVLLSLFFSFKTFDGTVLPLITVLISTIWSCGLMAIFNVTFTIVSSVIPVALIAVGSAYGIHVLTHYYIALEAVDGEMTKEKHAAAIAAGVKDVWIAVLLAGVTTIIGFISLITSPLAPLHSFAVFAALGVGFSLILSVVLIPALLMIKPVSKIGKKSRRMEKLTNKVKAKINAENVKKNLNVESGSTLYAVYHFFAGTKGRLAFFSVVIVIASWFGVKQLVIDTSLVNYFPADSKFRQDISYVDDRFAGTNSLYFVVSGPEKGSMNNPELLKPLDDMQNYLLAKYDGIGKIVSFTTFIKRMNQVMHIPESTALAADAGSADIGSSDDLSSFSSFGDDSFSSFGFSDGLSSFDDAAAAVPAETKVFVDPNIAYGEKLQQPMTVQDGLDMLNKAYALAGGKNATVKDIVQILERELNYNGVDYYEIPYDPDKYPAATRAELSDLVSQYLLLFSGSLDRFADDPLSPQSLRVMAQLRTHSTITVGNIIDDAQNYAARYFPEGYTIEATGNAEMEYVMTDLIVTSQLQSLIFSLVCVFLIISVAFKSGFAGLLGAVPLAFAIILNYMIMGFTGIKLDLVTSIIASVAVGVGIDYTIHFLTTYKTERALSDDLQLVTRRTLAKSGRGIVTNALAVGLGFLVLYFSEFVVLRYIGILVAIVMFSSSMLAMTVIPGFLNIFDPKFIRPKQAEVKSGETPKPENV; this comes from the coding sequence ATGAATCGTTTATTAAAACATCCGTGGATCGTTATTGCCGTTTGTCTTGCAATAACCGTGGGTCTCGGAATTCAGTTGGTTGATATTGAGCTCAACAACTCGCTGCGGCAGTTTTTTCCTCAGAAACACGACTCGTATCACCGGCTGACCGACGCGGAACAGAAATTCGGCAGCATGAGTGCAATCGGCATCGCGCTTGAAACGGATCGTGATTCGATCGTTACGCCCGAATATATCGATATCATTAAGCGGATAACGACCCGCGTCGAAGCGCTTGATAACGTTGAATCGGTGGACTCGCTTTCCGATATCGATTACGTGTACGGTGCCGACGGCAGTCTGATTGCGGGCGCTTTGGTAGCCGACGATTTCGGCGGCAGTACGGAAGAAGTTGAGGCCGTCAGGCAAAAATTGACCGATTGGGACGATATGTACAATCGCGTCGTCATTTCCGACGACGGCCGCGCCGCCCAGTTGCAGGCCGTCATTAAGGCTGACTGCACGCCCGCCGAAACGGAAACGCTTTTGAGCGCCGTCAAAACGATCGTGACGGAAGAAGTTACGGATCCGTCCCTTTCGGTCCGCATTTACGGAGACGCCGTGCTGAACGACAACGCGCGGACGTTCATGCTGTCCGACCTGACCCGGCTTATTCCGCTCGTTGTGCTCGTCGTTCTGCTGTCTCTGTTTTTTTCATTCAAGACGTTCGACGGTACGGTTCTGCCGCTTATCACGGTTCTTATCAGTACGATTTGGTCGTGCGGTTTGATGGCGATATTCAACGTTACGTTTACCATCGTTTCGAGCGTCATTCCCGTCGCGCTGATTGCGGTCGGTTCCGCATACGGCATTCATGTGCTCACGCATTATTATATCGCACTTGAAGCGGTCGACGGTGAAATGACGAAAGAAAAACATGCGGCTGCGATTGCTGCCGGCGTCAAAGACGTATGGATAGCGGTTTTGCTGGCCGGAGTTACGACGATTATCGGGTTCATTTCGCTGATAACCAGTCCGCTGGCGCCGCTGCACAGTTTCGCGGTATTCGCGGCGCTGGGTGTCGGGTTTTCACTGATTTTATCCGTGGTGCTGATTCCCGCGCTGCTGATGATAAAACCGGTAAGCAAAATCGGCAAAAAATCCCGCCGCATGGAAAAACTGACGAACAAAGTAAAGGCAAAGATAAACGCGGAAAACGTCAAGAAGAATCTGAACGTTGAATCCGGTTCAACGCTGTACGCCGTGTATCATTTCTTTGCTGGAACGAAGGGACGCCTCGCGTTTTTCAGTGTGGTCATCGTGATAGCGTCCTGGTTCGGTGTAAAACAGCTTGTCATCGACACTTCGCTGGTCAATTATTTTCCGGCAGATTCAAAATTCCGTCAGGATATTTCGTACGTCGACGATCGATTTGCCGGAACGAACAGTTTGTATTTCGTCGTGTCCGGTCCCGAAAAGGGCAGCATGAACAATCCCGAGCTTTTAAAACCGCTCGACGATATGCAGAATTATCTGCTGGCAAAGTACGACGGTATCGGTAAAATAGTGTCGTTTACGACGTTTATCAAACGGATGAATCAGGTTATGCACATTCCCGAGAGCACCGCTTTGGCTGCGGACGCAGGTTCGGCCGATATCGGTTCGTCTGACGATTTGAGCTCTTTCAGCTCGTTCGGCGACGACTCTTTCAGTTCTTTCGGTTTTTCCGACGGCTTGAGTTCGTTCGACGACGCGGCCGCCGCTGTTCCTGCCGAAACGAAAGTATTCGTTGACCCGAACATCGCATATGGTGAAAAATTGCAGCAGCCGATGACCGTTCAGGACGGCCTCGATATGCTGAACAAGGCGTATGCGCTCGCCGGCGGCAAAAACGCAACCGTGAAAGATATCGTACAGATTTTGGAGCGCGAATTGAATTATAACGGCGTCGATTATTACGAAATTCCGTACGATCCTGATAAATATCCGGCGGCAACGCGCGCCGAATTGTCCGATCTGGTGTCGCAGTATCTGCTGCTGTTCAGCGGTTCGCTCGACCGGTTCGCCGACGATCCGCTTTCGCCGCAAAGTCTGCGCGTCATGGCGCAGCTGCGTACGCACAGTACGATCACCGTCGGCAATATCATAGACGACGCGCAAAATTACGCCGCACGGTATTTCCCCGAAGGCTACACGATCGAAGCAACCGGCAACGCCGAAATGGAATACGTTATGACGGATCTGATCGTGACCAGCCAATTGCAAAGTTTGATTTTCTCACTCGTCTGCGTATTCCTGATCATTTCGGTTGCGTTCAAATCGGGATTCGCCGGATTGCTCGGTGCGGTGCCGCTTGCGTTCGCCATCATCTTGAACTACATGATTATGGGATTTACGGGAATCAAACTCGATCTGGTAACCAGCATCATCGCGTCCGTGGCGGTCGGCGTCGGTATAGATTATACCATCCACTTCCTGACGACGTATAAAACGGAACGGGCCTTGAGCGACGATTTGCAGCTGGTTACCCGCAGAACGCTTGCAAAAAGCGGCCGCGGTATCGTTACGAACGCGCTCGCCGTCGGATTGGGATTCCTCGTTCTGTACTTTTCGGAATTCGTCGTATTGCGGTACATCGGTATTCTGGTCGCGATAGTCATGTTCAGCAGTTCCATGCTGGCGATGACCGTCATTCCCGGATTCCTGAACATTTTTGATCCGAAATTCATCCGTCCCAAGCAGGCGGAGGTAAAATCTGGTGAAACGCCGAAACCGGAAAACGTATAA
- a CDS encoding outer membrane lipoprotein-sorting protein, whose protein sequence is MNARKMLAACAALVMGAAVFALDGREIMQKVDDVAEPSYTHTLVKMDLIEANGTTESRVLEEWGRSKDGLASVVMIFKSPASVKDTRFLQIQNEGRDDDKWIYLPALRSTRRIASSEGSKSFMGTDATYDDMSSRDVDADTHTLLGDKSVNGYDCWEVKSEPKDTASSQYLYRVSCIDKATLLPVYTEMFDKKGNLVKVLTVEKIQNVGGYNIPMSNLLKNVQTGHSTRMAITNIEVDKAVPDKVFTQNFLNTGRL, encoded by the coding sequence ATGAATGCAAGAAAAATGCTTGCCGCTTGCGCGGCTTTGGTGATGGGTGCGGCCGTGTTCGCACTTGACGGACGCGAAATCATGCAGAAGGTCGACGACGTCGCCGAACCTTCGTACACCCATACGTTGGTAAAAATGGATTTAATTGAGGCGAACGGTACGACCGAAAGCCGTGTTCTGGAAGAATGGGGCCGCAGCAAGGACGGTTTGGCTTCCGTCGTCATGATTTTCAAAAGTCCCGCGTCGGTAAAAGACACTCGGTTCCTTCAGATTCAGAACGAAGGACGCGACGACGACAAATGGATTTATCTTCCCGCGTTGCGCAGTACGCGCCGCATCGCGTCTTCGGAAGGCAGCAAATCTTTTATGGGAACGGACGCAACGTACGACGACATGAGCAGTCGCGACGTCGACGCGGATACGCACACGCTTTTAGGCGATAAATCGGTGAACGGCTACGACTGCTGGGAAGTCAAATCGGAGCCGAAAGATACCGCGAGCTCCCAGTATCTGTACCGCGTGAGTTGCATCGACAAAGCGACGCTGCTGCCGGTGTATACGGAAATGTTCGACAAAAAAGGTAATCTGGTAAAAGTGCTCACGGTTGAAAAGATCCAGAACGTCGGCGGTTATAATATTCCGATGTCCAATTTGCTGAAAAACGTTCAGACCGGACATTCGACGCGCATGGCGATTACCAATATCGAAGTCGATAAAGCCGTTCCGGATAAAGTATTTACCCAAAACTTTTTGAATACGGGGCGGCTGTAA
- a CDS encoding DUF1302 family protein: MKNLLRMTLPVCCAFALLASAAAQESFGGFDDFSDGFSDGFGSSDAAVSPFTFGLRADTTVRALVGGDAYKGYFDLDDVRDAVSAVPSLTFDLGYSLGAAEAAVKVAVDTDAVKNHPEDIIEELTLRAYLGDFVLEAGKMKVVWGKGDKLHVLDNFNANDYTDFIIPDYIDRRLAEPMLRAVWNSPLGLRAEAVYTPLMTADRLSSSGMWVPAQSAALTAKVTEVLGVQAAAALNADDAAALLAVMNKADSVVPKTDSFDYGQAGFRLTGTAGIADWGVSYYYGHYKQPSVSWAGYVAAQTAAERAKAVAYQTALGASKSPAEAEEAAKEAYIASVAAAGDSALPSLHYDRLQVFGLEGAAVLGMFNLRAEAAYYLTGDTSGDDPWVHNNSINWIAGFDVDLPIHNVNVNVQNNGSYLLNNDKIDSVLDADYDAKDRYTNNKLVVALTDTFLHEKLELACNVLWGIERGDVLVMPKVTYTVTPGLDVSVSGLYITGSDDSEFAAYRDNSFVQLKVAYSF, translated from the coding sequence ATGAAAAACTTATTGCGGATGACGCTGCCGGTTTGCTGCGCGTTCGCGCTGCTGGCGAGCGCGGCGGCGCAGGAAAGTTTCGGCGGATTCGACGATTTTTCTGACGGATTTTCTGACGGATTCGGAAGTTCCGACGCGGCGGTTTCGCCGTTCACGTTCGGCCTGCGCGCCGATACGACCGTGCGCGCGCTCGTCGGCGGCGATGCGTACAAAGGCTACTTTGATCTCGACGACGTGCGGGACGCGGTTTCCGCCGTTCCGTCGCTGACGTTCGATTTGGGCTATTCGCTCGGTGCGGCGGAAGCTGCCGTTAAAGTTGCGGTCGATACGGACGCCGTTAAAAATCATCCCGAAGATATCATCGAAGAATTGACGCTCCGCGCGTATCTGGGAGACTTTGTGCTCGAAGCCGGTAAAATGAAAGTGGTTTGGGGTAAGGGCGACAAACTGCACGTGCTGGACAATTTTAACGCCAACGATTACACGGATTTTATCATTCCCGATTACATCGACCGCCGGCTTGCCGAACCCATGCTGCGCGCGGTTTGGAACAGTCCGCTGGGACTGCGGGCCGAAGCCGTGTACACGCCGCTTATGACGGCGGACAGACTTTCGTCGAGCGGTATGTGGGTACCGGCGCAGTCCGCCGCCTTGACGGCGAAAGTAACGGAAGTACTTGGCGTGCAGGCCGCCGCCGCACTGAACGCCGACGATGCGGCCGCGCTGCTTGCCGTTATGAATAAAGCGGATTCCGTCGTACCCAAAACGGACAGCTTCGATTACGGTCAGGCCGGATTCCGTTTGACCGGAACGGCGGGTATCGCGGACTGGGGCGTTTCGTATTATTACGGTCATTATAAGCAGCCGTCCGTCAGCTGGGCCGGATACGTCGCCGCGCAGACGGCCGCAGAGCGGGCAAAGGCCGTTGCGTATCAGACTGCCTTGGGCGCCAGTAAATCGCCGGCCGAAGCCGAGGAAGCTGCAAAAGAGGCGTATATCGCGTCCGTTGCGGCTGCCGGAGACAGCGCGCTTCCGTCGCTGCATTACGACCGGCTGCAGGTGTTCGGGCTTGAGGGAGCTGCCGTGCTCGGTATGTTCAACCTCCGCGCTGAAGCCGCGTATTATCTGACCGGCGATACGTCAGGAGACGATCCGTGGGTTCACAACAACAGCATCAACTGGATTGCCGGCTTCGACGTGGATCTGCCGATTCACAACGTGAACGTAAACGTCCAGAACAACGGTTCGTACCTGCTGAATAATGACAAAATCGATTCGGTACTCGACGCCGACTACGATGCGAAAGATCGCTATACGAACAATAAGCTGGTTGTCGCGCTCACCGACACGTTCCTGCATGAAAAATTGGAACTCGCCTGCAACGTGCTGTGGGGCATCGAACGCGGCGACGTTCTGGTCATGCCGAAAGTAACGTATACGGTAACACCCGGACTCGACGTGTCCGTTTCCGGTCTGTACATTACCGGCAGCGACGACAGCGAATTCGCCGCTTATCGGGACAACAGTTTCGTACAGCTGAAAGTCGCGTATTCGTTCTGA
- a CDS encoding GGDEF domain-containing protein: MMAILYSETNLLCIMLLIFICLKLKSGSFLQTRLHLFRVVLLTNTFFFMLDMLWVFVDGKNITVSTAANWILNILYYIMSGVVSYCWFLYSETVQMSRLVRNRKNKIICAVPIMFLTVLTFASIKFGWLFYIDAANTYHRGPLYPLQLLICAGYVIFTAAKALILAHDTASYTQKTEYRTLACFVVAPLLCGCLQIFLPGIALQCVGTTFGCFYVFITIQDQMISEDPLTGINNRNKMMQYLSERIVRKEGEMNLFLLMMDLDYFKAINDEYGHLEGDNALRIVADGLKTCCKNSHYFIARYGGDEFAAVCELKNDESIEDFVGIIGKTLQSKSKDRPYKLSISIGWVKFDSHIKSEQDFIKLADTELYKKKRARKSLQNADNT; the protein is encoded by the coding sequence ATGATGGCTATTTTATATTCTGAAACCAATCTCCTTTGTATCATGCTTTTAATTTTCATTTGTCTCAAGCTGAAATCAGGAAGTTTTTTGCAAACCCGACTGCATTTATTCCGTGTAGTACTGCTGACGAACACGTTCTTTTTTATGCTGGACATGCTATGGGTTTTTGTTGACGGCAAAAACATTACGGTGAGTACAGCTGCTAACTGGATATTGAACATTCTTTACTATATTATGTCCGGAGTCGTCAGTTACTGTTGGTTTCTGTATTCAGAGACGGTGCAGATGTCGCGACTCGTAAGAAACAGAAAAAACAAAATAATATGTGCCGTTCCGATTATGTTTTTAACGGTGTTAACGTTTGCGTCTATTAAATTCGGCTGGCTATTTTACATTGATGCCGCCAATACGTATCATCGCGGACCGCTGTATCCGCTGCAGCTGCTGATCTGCGCAGGATATGTGATATTTACCGCAGCAAAAGCTTTAATTCTTGCACACGATACAGCCAGTTACACTCAAAAGACGGAATATCGAACATTGGCGTGTTTCGTCGTCGCACCGCTGCTTTGCGGATGCCTGCAAATATTTTTACCGGGCATAGCCTTACAGTGCGTGGGAACGACATTCGGCTGTTTTTACGTGTTTATCACAATTCAGGATCAAATGATCTCGGAAGATCCGTTAACAGGCATCAATAACCGAAACAAAATGATGCAGTATTTATCGGAGCGAATCGTACGAAAAGAGGGAGAAATGAACTTGTTTCTCCTGATGATGGATTTGGATTATTTTAAGGCAATCAATGATGAATACGGTCATTTGGAAGGCGATAACGCCTTGCGGATTGTCGCCGATGGGTTGAAAACATGCTGCAAAAACAGCCATTATTTTATTGCCCGTTACGGAGGAGACGAATTTGCCGCAGTGTGTGAACTGAAAAACGACGAATCTATCGAAGATTTTGTCGGCATCATCGGTAAAACGCTTCAAAGCAAGAGCAAAGACCGTCCGTATAAGCTGTCAATCAGCATCGGCTGGGTAAAATTCGATTCACATATAAAGTCGGAACAGGATTTTATCAAGCTGGCAGATACCGAATTATATAAGAAAAAACGAGCCAGAAAAAGTCTGCAAAACGCCGATAACACATAG
- a CDS encoding DUF5312 domain-containing protein: MDSYTSFDRLVTGISQTERDELLRKIQTTVDPDSQSLVSEEMITAGDCEDLDIKFKSESLFLRIWLYIKALFSNTEVRILYNDQLVKQSGRDIEKKYPDLIDAKSGVFRQDFYDKLIELRRCAEFFKQGVDAYEDNPGDFYVSLGSLIAPEVALQMSTEANPAALPYSREVTNELRASMLRKMDEVLQSILPAKRSALYTAVIGAEWIRQFVRLPFERLLAGFTEIDSFRICSFQNVKSEIAQFAKVLCNGKRIQTEVLEAFCVFPIKDVSDQKMDIPAYVGDYIEKATAQISLIKMFIDTVPLRAIGSVVFGAAEWTPERPDGCEDWFIKYKNTWRKLFDRNWEIWLENRKKNLVLQSMQLQFGMTRFPLLPNRPWSENWGGVSFRYDYALGFIYGFFTSVYPEYAKLLKILMLEGDFYQKDNQVEFTDSCAELDRQKNNIDRLNAKLSETGETGALFAKYNAEMLRSTQGKPKLEALMKSVETESAVIIAQWCAASRTIQLVLEAVLSGARNSRYDSISNLSGIQGKQNQSYRQKLADVKNAFVNALDIVKELETFKTTGAGIDSFRIESA, translated from the coding sequence ATGGATTCTTATACGTCGTTCGATCGTCTCGTTACCGGCATTTCACAAACGGAACGGGATGAACTGCTGCGCAAAATACAGACGACTGTCGATCCGGATTCTCAATCGCTCGTTTCCGAAGAAATGATTACGGCCGGCGACTGTGAAGACCTCGATATAAAATTTAAAAGCGAATCGCTGTTTCTGCGCATATGGCTGTATATCAAAGCGCTGTTCTCGAATACTGAAGTCCGCATTTTGTATAACGATCAACTGGTAAAACAATCCGGCCGGGATATCGAAAAAAAATATCCGGATCTTATCGATGCAAAGAGCGGTGTGTTCAGACAGGATTTTTACGATAAACTGATCGAATTGCGCCGCTGCGCCGAATTTTTCAAACAGGGCGTCGACGCGTATGAAGACAATCCCGGAGATTTTTACGTTTCACTCGGTTCGCTCATTGCACCGGAAGTGGCGCTCCAGATGTCCACCGAGGCGAATCCCGCGGCGCTTCCGTATTCGCGCGAAGTAACGAACGAACTGCGTGCGTCGATGCTGCGGAAAATGGACGAAGTGCTTCAGTCGATCCTGCCGGCGAAGCGGTCTGCGCTGTATACGGCTGTTATCGGCGCGGAATGGATACGCCAGTTCGTCCGCCTGCCTTTTGAGCGGCTGCTTGCAGGTTTTACGGAAATAGATTCTTTCAGAATATGTTCGTTTCAGAATGTAAAATCGGAGATCGCCCAGTTTGCAAAAGTGCTTTGTAACGGAAAACGGATACAGACGGAAGTGCTTGAAGCTTTCTGCGTATTTCCGATCAAGGACGTATCCGATCAGAAAATGGATATTCCGGCGTATGTCGGCGATTATATAGAAAAAGCGACTGCCCAAATATCGCTGATCAAGATGTTCATAGATACCGTTCCGCTGCGGGCGATCGGCAGCGTCGTGTTCGGTGCCGCCGAATGGACGCCGGAACGTCCCGACGGCTGTGAAGACTGGTTTATCAAATACAAAAATACCTGGCGCAAATTGTTCGACCGCAATTGGGAAATATGGCTTGAAAACCGCAAAAAAAATCTCGTTCTGCAAAGTATGCAGCTGCAATTCGGTATGACCCGGTTTCCGCTGCTGCCCAACCGGCCGTGGTCGGAAAATTGGGGCGGCGTTTCGTTCCGATACGACTACGCGCTCGGGTTCATTTACGGATTTTTTACTTCCGTATATCCCGAATATGCTAAATTGCTCAAAATATTGATGCTTGAAGGTGATTTCTATCAGAAAGACAATCAGGTGGAGTTTACCGATTCCTGCGCGGAACTTGATCGCCAAAAAAACAATATTGACCGCCTGAACGCCAAACTGTCCGAAACCGGCGAAACCGGCGCGTTGTTTGCAAAATACAACGCGGAAATGCTGCGTTCTACGCAGGGTAAACCGAAACTCGAAGCACTGATGAAATCTGTTGAAACGGAATCGGCGGTCATCATTGCCCAATGGTGCGCGGCAAGCCGGACGATCCAGCTGGTACTTGAAGCCGTCCTTTCCGGGGCGCGGAACAGCCGATATGATTCCATTTCCAATTTGTCAGGTATTCAGGGAAAACAGAATCAATCGTACCGCCAGAAATTGGCCGACGTGAAAAACGCGTTTGTGAACGCGCTCGATATCGTAAAAGAATTGGAAACCTTTAAAACAACCGGCGCGGGAATCGACTCGTTCAGGATTGAGTCGGCGTAA